One genomic region from bacterium BMS3Abin11 encodes:
- a CDS encoding putative hydrolase, with translation MHISSRINTIFPWSAILAVLLLAGCSPPQDAEVITEIPWALISRPLVMDTHTHTNFSDGSYSVEEVTQLAIDHGCEALAITDHSDLSEGAATPGYFSSVDAARKKHPGFILFGGIEWNIPPYEGREHVTVLLDPMLEATLLGTFKQQFEQDTATAARGLQWLANKTGIADRAVLIYNHPARKDDDLDENIQDILRWRESNLQFIGFEGAPGHQRKIPTGSYRGRFQTQDRWDPVTAEIGGVWDQLLDRGNNIWAALASSDFHNKDTDYAPCEFARIHVYPEDRTARGILAGLRAGSFWADHGRILDDLLFTLSVPGLSLPVTPGEVIRLRAGQPLQFTVLLQRGTGALESGLIVELIGNGRSGKPELLFTKYLPPDQSRVDWTLAELVAGSDGTSAYFRVRIRKPVNDGADLMAYTNAIRIVTH, from the coding sequence ATGCACATCTCTAGCCGTATAAATACGATATTTCCCTGGTCTGCCATCCTCGCGGTATTGCTGCTTGCCGGCTGTTCACCGCCGCAGGATGCAGAAGTGATTACCGAAATTCCATGGGCACTGATTTCGCGGCCTCTGGTTATGGACACACATACGCATACAAACTTCTCCGATGGAAGTTACTCAGTTGAGGAAGTGACTCAGCTTGCCATCGACCATGGCTGCGAGGCGTTAGCAATTACTGACCATTCAGACCTGTCCGAAGGTGCAGCAACACCAGGCTATTTTTCATCCGTCGATGCTGCACGAAAAAAGCATCCCGGGTTCATTCTCTTTGGAGGTATTGAGTGGAACATTCCTCCCTACGAAGGGCGTGAGCATGTAACGGTGCTACTGGATCCCATGCTTGAAGCAACACTGCTTGGCACATTCAAACAGCAGTTTGAACAGGATACCGCGACTGCAGCTCGGGGACTGCAATGGCTGGCCAACAAAACGGGTATAGCGGACAGGGCTGTATTGATCTATAACCATCCAGCTCGCAAAGATGATGATCTCGATGAAAACATCCAGGACATCCTTAGGTGGCGGGAAAGCAATCTACAATTCATTGGTTTCGAGGGGGCACCCGGCCATCAGAGAAAAATACCGACAGGATCCTACAGGGGTCGCTTCCAGACCCAGGATCGCTGGGATCCTGTCACCGCAGAAATTGGCGGAGTCTGGGACCAGTTGCTCGACCGGGGCAACAACATCTGGGCAGCATTGGCCAGCTCGGATTTTCATAATAAGGATACGGATTATGCACCCTGCGAATTCGCCAGGATTCATGTTTATCCGGAGGACCGTACAGCACGCGGCATTCTGGCTGGGTTGCGAGCCGGTTCCTTCTGGGCAGACCATGGCCGCATTCTGGACGATCTGTTGTTTACACTTTCTGTGCCCGGCCTGTCACTGCCAGTGACACCCGGTGAAGTCATCCGCCTTCGTGCCGGTCAGCCACTTCAGTTTACGGTGCTGCTGCAGCGCGGTACAGGCGCACTGGAGTCAGGGCTGATTGTAGAACTCATCGGTAATGGCCGATCAGGCAAACCGGAGCTTCTGTTTACGAAATACTTGCCGCCGGACCAAAGCAGGGTAGACTGGACTTTGGCAGAGCTTGTAGCAGGATCTGACGGCACTAGCGCATACTTCCGAGTGCGTATACGTAAACCCGTCAACGATGGAGCAGATTTGATGGCATACACAAACGCTATTCGCATTGTTACTCACTGA
- the glmS gene encoding glutamine--fructose-6-phosphate aminotransferase [isomerizing], which yields MCGIVGYIGNKDPANVIIAGLKRLEYRGYDSAGISLYRPQNSTLLTVKTTGKVKELESLLGQKIADDSVQDYSGLAIGHTRWATHGEPIEVNAHPHLSQNGKFSIVHNGIIENYLALKGLLSNKGYVFRSDTDSEVIANLVEDYYSGDFQEAVVKALERLEGTYGIIVMSSLHPDLLIAARNGSPVAVGICDDETIIASDVSALISHTKRVVYLDDGDVLTASKEDFEISSLKNVPVSRDTTHIDWNIEEIEKRGHDHFMLKEIFEQPAALTNTMRGRLNIKEATTKLNGMQMEPSDLAKIDRVIISACGTSLYAGLLGKYYFEDFASIPTDILQAAEFRDRNPIIQRDSCMLAISQSGETADTLAAVREAIRKGATILGICNVVGSTIARETGQGVYLHAGPEIGVASTKSFTCQVTVLAMMSILMGRTRRLSAEAGKRMIHELSRLPELAEAVLQQEKEIISIAEKYAHIENAFFIGRGYMYPAVLEGALKLKEISYIHAEAYHAAELKHGPIALLSKDVPVFVAVPESTGKVKTIANMQECRARKSPVIAIATEGDDDILPHCDEVIFIPQCQEFIAPIPVVIAEQLLAYHIARLRGCEIDQPRNLAKSVTVE from the coding sequence ATGTGTGGCATAGTTGGTTATATTGGTAACAAGGATCCTGCAAACGTAATCATTGCGGGCTTAAAGAGGCTTGAATACCGGGGCTATGACTCAGCGGGCATATCCCTTTATCGACCTCAAAATTCGACACTTTTAACCGTAAAGACTACCGGAAAAGTCAAGGAGTTAGAGTCACTCCTGGGCCAGAAAATTGCCGACGATTCTGTACAGGATTATTCAGGCCTGGCCATTGGACACACGCGATGGGCAACCCACGGTGAACCCATCGAAGTCAATGCACATCCTCACTTAAGCCAGAATGGTAAATTTTCAATAGTCCATAATGGCATTATTGAAAACTATTTGGCTTTGAAGGGGCTTTTGTCAAATAAGGGATATGTGTTTAGAAGTGATACAGACTCTGAAGTTATCGCAAATTTAGTCGAGGATTATTATTCAGGTGATTTCCAGGAGGCTGTAGTAAAAGCCCTGGAACGACTGGAAGGCACTTATGGAATAATTGTTATGTCTTCGCTGCATCCAGATCTATTAATTGCCGCGCGTAATGGCAGCCCCGTCGCAGTTGGGATTTGCGATGATGAAACTATCATTGCTTCTGATGTCAGTGCACTGATTAGCCACACAAAAAGAGTCGTTTATCTGGACGATGGAGATGTACTGACCGCTTCGAAGGAAGACTTCGAGATCTCTTCTCTGAAGAATGTCCCTGTCTCGCGGGACACTACACACATAGACTGGAATATTGAGGAAATTGAAAAACGCGGTCATGACCATTTCATGCTCAAGGAGATCTTCGAACAACCGGCGGCACTGACTAACACCATGCGTGGTCGCCTGAACATAAAAGAGGCAACAACCAAACTGAATGGCATGCAGATGGAGCCCTCTGATCTCGCGAAGATTGACCGGGTCATTATTTCTGCCTGTGGCACCTCTCTCTATGCAGGCCTGCTGGGGAAATACTACTTTGAAGACTTTGCCAGTATTCCTACCGATATTCTACAGGCTGCTGAATTCAGGGATCGCAATCCAATCATTCAGCGTGACTCATGTATGCTGGCGATAAGCCAGTCGGGAGAAACGGCCGATACTCTTGCCGCAGTACGTGAAGCAATACGGAAAGGGGCGACGATACTCGGTATTTGTAATGTAGTGGGTTCTACGATTGCACGAGAAACCGGGCAGGGAGTCTATCTCCATGCTGGCCCTGAAATTGGTGTCGCATCCACTAAATCTTTTACCTGCCAGGTGACGGTACTTGCGATGATGTCCATACTCATGGGCCGTACCAGGCGCCTGTCCGCCGAAGCCGGCAAGCGGATGATTCATGAACTTTCACGACTACCAGAACTCGCAGAAGCGGTTCTCCAGCAAGAAAAGGAAATAATTTCCATTGCAGAAAAATATGCCCATATAGAAAATGCGTTTTTTATCGGTCGAGGATACATGTACCCAGCGGTACTGGAAGGTGCGCTAAAACTTAAGGAGATTTCGTATATTCATGCAGAAGCTTACCATGCGGCTGAACTTAAACATGGACCTATAGCCCTTCTGTCCAAGGATGTCCCTGTATTTGTCGCTGTCCCTGAAAGCACGGGAAAGGTCAAAACGATTGCTAATATGCAGGAATGCCGAGCTCGGAAATCGCCTGTGATAGCGATCGCTACAGAAGGAGATGATGATATTCTGCCACATTGTGATGAGGTTATTTTTATACCGCAGTGTCAGGAGTTCATTGCCCCCATCCCCGTGGTAATCGCTGAGCAGTTGCTGGCCTATCACATCGCACGACTGCGTGGCTGTGAGATTGATCAGCCAAGAAATCTGGCCAAATCCGTTACGGTAGAGTAA
- the yiaD gene encoding putative lipoprotein YiaD precursor, whose amino-acid sequence MYELFYNLQAEPFRLSPDHRFCFNHHSYAKAKSYMQYAFLRAEGFVMITGKPGTGKTTLVNDLVDGLSPAEVSVAMLVSTQLDADDLLRMVAYSFGLEGDLPHKSTIIQQLIKLLINQYKDGRRALLIIDEAQDLSVSALEELRLLTNLQLDSRPLLQIFLLGQEELKDLVHGPNMEQVHQRLVAAYNLEALKENETRQYIKHRLDQVGWKGDPALSDAVFPIIYKFSRGIPRRINLFCSRLFLHGSVEELHKLGVKDARIVINELQLENLSPSNIVSDADFDTPDKYESIGLEPIEAPVATESPAPNIQHKPGANRTSGTGTQKKNKNKGPVVVKKIVSSIKEKTENAENDTDTDNRTRGQARKPPVEQKIRQPTPNALGAEIDALDIGLEGLSDNVHALLTEKKKAEQPTHKADTSARPRNRFVTLALFFTILLVLFAVVLFATTSNIFNTESISASSYGETVSPLETKKAALHLRKGGQIEPGATITIEENPFTEAASAGPDTRKNILPIVGKLSDEEEIHTTAEREQDSNSMKESEDVDPANDQMRTDNITVMSLQNIGNEASYTEPTVIAEQSTADYGIQGDDDHASDVITEKVQERKADRPVKKVYFQFDSADIQPDYYPELNEITGLLDASPKTSALIIGYSDNVGKKEYNLDLSMKRARTVASYLTSQGISTDRLRTDGKGIHLGEARSKSSTENTLPYLNRVVEIYFIPPVNQ is encoded by the coding sequence ATGTATGAACTTTTTTATAACCTGCAAGCTGAACCATTTAGATTAAGCCCCGATCATCGGTTTTGCTTTAATCATCATAGCTACGCGAAAGCAAAATCCTATATGCAGTATGCCTTCCTCCGTGCTGAAGGCTTCGTAATGATTACGGGTAAACCGGGTACAGGTAAAACAACGCTTGTAAACGACCTGGTAGATGGTCTTTCACCTGCGGAGGTTTCCGTGGCAATGCTTGTCAGCACTCAGTTAGATGCAGATGATCTGCTGCGTATGGTGGCATATTCCTTCGGGCTTGAAGGTGACTTACCTCACAAGTCAACGATAATACAGCAATTAATTAAGCTACTGATCAATCAATACAAAGATGGACGCCGAGCGCTACTGATTATTGATGAAGCGCAGGATCTATCAGTTTCAGCTCTTGAAGAGTTGCGATTATTAACCAATCTGCAACTCGATAGTCGGCCATTATTACAGATATTTCTTCTTGGCCAGGAGGAACTGAAAGATTTGGTACATGGGCCAAATATGGAACAGGTTCATCAACGACTGGTAGCTGCATATAATCTCGAAGCATTAAAAGAAAATGAGACCAGGCAATATATTAAACACCGGTTAGATCAGGTCGGGTGGAAGGGTGATCCGGCCCTCAGTGATGCAGTCTTTCCGATCATCTACAAATTCAGTCGTGGTATACCTCGCAGAATCAACCTTTTTTGCAGCAGGCTTTTTCTGCATGGAAGTGTAGAGGAGCTGCACAAGCTTGGTGTTAAAGATGCAAGAATTGTAATAAATGAGCTACAGCTAGAAAACTTATCGCCATCGAACATAGTATCAGATGCCGATTTCGATACACCGGATAAGTATGAAAGTATTGGCCTGGAGCCTATCGAGGCCCCTGTTGCGACAGAATCTCCGGCACCGAACATACAGCATAAGCCTGGAGCGAATCGTACATCCGGAACAGGTACGCAAAAAAAAAACAAAAATAAAGGGCCGGTGGTTGTAAAAAAAATTGTATCTAGCATAAAGGAAAAAACAGAAAATGCTGAAAATGACACAGATACGGATAATCGTACTCGTGGGCAGGCAAGAAAACCTCCTGTTGAACAAAAAATTAGACAGCCAACACCAAATGCCCTTGGCGCAGAAATAGATGCTTTAGATATTGGCCTGGAAGGACTGTCAGATAACGTACATGCGCTGTTGACTGAAAAGAAGAAAGCTGAGCAGCCAACTCATAAAGCTGACACATCCGCCAGGCCCCGTAACAGATTCGTAACGCTGGCACTTTTTTTTACAATCTTACTGGTACTCTTTGCGGTAGTGTTGTTTGCTACAACATCAAATATATTTAATACGGAGTCTATTTCAGCATCTTCATACGGTGAAACTGTCTCTCCATTGGAAACAAAGAAGGCTGCGTTGCACTTGAGGAAAGGAGGCCAGATAGAGCCGGGAGCAACTATAACTATAGAGGAAAATCCTTTCACCGAAGCTGCATCGGCAGGCCCTGATACGAGAAAAAACATATTACCCATTGTCGGAAAGCTGTCAGATGAAGAGGAAATTCACACTACGGCAGAGAGAGAACAGGACAGTAATTCAATGAAAGAAAGCGAGGATGTTGATCCCGCCAATGATCAAATGCGCACCGACAACATCACAGTCATGTCATTACAAAATATTGGAAATGAAGCATCATATACTGAACCAACTGTGATTGCCGAACAGAGTACAGCAGATTATGGCATACAGGGGGATGACGATCATGCTTCGGATGTCATTACTGAAAAAGTGCAGGAAAGGAAGGCTGATCGGCCCGTAAAGAAAGTATATTTTCAGTTTGATAGTGCCGATATTCAGCCTGATTATTACCCCGAGTTGAATGAAATTACCGGACTGCTTGATGCATCGCCTAAAACATCAGCCCTGATTATTGGTTATTCTGACAATGTGGGCAAAAAAGAATACAATCTCGACCTTTCTATGAAGCGAGCACGTACAGTAGCTTCTTACCTGACCAGTCAGGGCATTTCCACTGATAGATTACGTACAGACGGCAAAGGCATTCATCTTGGTGAAGCAAGGTCAAAATCCAGTACCGAAAATACACTTCCGTACCTGAACCGTGTGGTAGAGATCTATTTTATCCCACCTGTTAATCAATGA
- the wbpA gene encoding UDP-N-acetyl-D-glucosamine 6-dehydrogenase: MKTIAVVGLGYVGLPLAVSFGKQLKTIGFDIDDRKLENYRTGSDPSGEVDPEDLVAATHLEYTSDPRRLSEARIIVVAVPTPIDQAKKPDLKPLEAACRTVAENLSPGTIIVFESTVFPGCTEDVCVPILEEVSGLLWSGRPNRSGTENSPGFFIAYSPERVNPGDKVHRLETIVKVVSGDTDETLEQVAGLYEHVVTAGVHRAASIKVAEAAKVIENTQRDLNIALMNELAMIFHKLGIDTLDVLAAAGTKWNFLPFRPGLVGGHCIGVDPYYLTYKAEAEGYHPQVILAGRQTNDGMGKYIAEQTVKRLIQTGHSVCDSKVIILGLTFKENCPDLRNSRVEDIINELESYCCEVIVHDPIANPLEAEEEYGVRLTAWEDLPKAQAIILAVVHESYTTLTVSDFEKLVDKDAVLVDVKSTLNREQFANNDIQVWRL, from the coding sequence ATGAAGACGATAGCCGTTGTGGGATTAGGCTACGTAGGTCTGCCGCTGGCAGTTTCCTTTGGCAAGCAGCTTAAGACAATTGGTTTTGATATCGATGATCGAAAACTTGAAAATTATCGCACCGGATCTGATCCCAGTGGTGAAGTTGATCCTGAGGATCTCGTCGCGGCAACCCATCTTGAATATACCAGTGACCCTCGCCGTTTGTCCGAAGCACGGATCATTGTTGTCGCCGTTCCAACCCCAATAGATCAGGCCAAAAAACCTGACCTGAAACCACTAGAGGCTGCCTGTCGAACTGTTGCGGAAAACCTCTCACCTGGAACAATCATTGTATTTGAATCGACTGTTTTTCCTGGTTGTACCGAGGACGTCTGTGTACCGATTCTTGAGGAGGTTTCGGGATTGCTATGGTCAGGACGACCGAATAGAAGCGGCACTGAGAATTCCCCGGGCTTCTTCATTGCTTACTCGCCCGAGCGAGTCAATCCAGGCGACAAAGTGCACAGGCTTGAAACGATCGTCAAGGTTGTCTCTGGTGATACAGACGAGACTCTGGAACAGGTTGCCGGGCTGTATGAGCATGTCGTTACTGCCGGTGTCCATCGGGCAGCCAGTATTAAAGTGGCTGAAGCAGCGAAGGTTATCGAGAATACCCAGCGGGACCTCAACATCGCACTGATGAATGAATTAGCGATGATTTTCCATAAGCTTGGTATTGACACCCTGGATGTGCTGGCTGCAGCGGGCACCAAATGGAACTTCCTGCCCTTCCGGCCCGGCCTGGTCGGTGGCCACTGTATTGGTGTCGACCCTTATTATTTAACATACAAGGCTGAAGCAGAAGGCTATCACCCACAGGTCATACTTGCCGGGCGCCAGACAAATGATGGAATGGGAAAGTACATCGCTGAGCAGACCGTAAAGCGCCTGATACAGACCGGACATAGTGTTTGTGATAGCAAAGTTATTATTCTGGGCCTTACCTTCAAAGAGAATTGCCCGGACCTTCGCAACTCACGTGTTGAGGATATTATTAACGAACTGGAATCCTATTGCTGCGAAGTCATAGTTCATGACCCTATTGCAAATCCTTTGGAGGCTGAGGAAGAGTATGGTGTAAGGTTAACGGCATGGGAAGATCTGCCTAAAGCACAAGCCATAATCCTTGCCGTTGTACATGAAAGTTACACCACTCTTACTGTTTCTGATTTTGAAAAACTTGTGGACAAAGATGCAGTGCTAGTTGATGTGAAATCGACCCTGAATCGGGAGCAATTTGCGAATAACGATATTCAGGTATGGAGACTTTAG